Proteins from a genomic interval of Candidatus Gracilibacteria bacterium:
- a CDS encoding YtxH domain-containing protein: MSSSGKISLLLGVVTGAVTGLLFAPTRGKALRERIAKEREEGGLGHKAIAEDLAKMADDVAKIAKQASQSEEAKRFFQKTNKAVGEWTQGGVDLEEWTKTAHKKIDLLKATINKYAEAKKGSLDTAKGHAKKALTVAKKAVKKAGKTARKVKTQVNKAVKNPRRKIAQQKSSKKK, from the coding sequence ATGTCCAGTAGCGGTAAAATTTCACTCCTTCTCGGAGTTGTCACCGGTGCAGTCACCGGTCTTTTGTTTGCTCCCACTCGCGGAAAAGCTCTTCGCGAACGCATCGCCAAGGAACGCGAAGAAGGCGGGCTCGGCCATAAAGCCATTGCCGAAGATTTGGCAAAAATGGCGGACGATGTGGCAAAAATTGCAAAACAAGCTTCTCAGAGTGAAGAAGCCAAACGCTTTTTCCAAAAAACAAACAAGGCCGTAGGCGAATGGACTCAAGGCGGCGTTGATTTGGAAGAATGGACCAAGACGGCTCATAAGAAAATCGATCTTTTAAAAGCCACGATTAATAAATACGCGGAAGCGAAAAAAGGATCTCTCGATACTGCAAAAGGGCACGCCAAAAAAGCCTTAACCGTGGCCAAAAAAGCGGTAAAAAAAGCAGGGAAAACCGCCCGAAAAGTAAAAACTCAAGTGAATAAGGCGGTGAAAAACCCCCGAAGAAAAATCGCTCAACAAAAATCGTCTAAAAAGAAATAG
- the rpsT gene encoding 30S ribosomal protein S20: MPILKSAKKALKQNIVRRARNFDTRRTVKESMKDSLETLEKMTPEEANKALQKAYKIIDMAAKKRIFHKNTAARKKSRLAKLAALGANKKPAAKVETEAKAT, from the coding sequence ATGCCAATTCTCAAATCTGCAAAGAAAGCCCTCAAACAAAACATCGTACGCCGCGCCCGCAATTTTGACACTCGACGCACGGTCAAAGAATCCATGAAAGACTCTTTGGAAACCCTTGAAAAAATGACGCCTGAGGAAGCGAACAAAGCCTTACAAAAGGCGTACAAAATCATTGATATGGCGGCCAAAAAGCGCATTTTTCACAAAAACACCGCGGCCCGCAAAAAATCTCGCTTAGCCAAATTGGCGGCGTTGGGTGCGAATAAAAAACCGGCCGCGAAAGTCGAAACCGAAGCTAAGGCAACGTAA
- the pheA gene encoding prephenate dehydratase — protein MIIGVLGGNGKMGHAFAEFFRKNGETVLIADRGTTLSNREVAKKADVVLVAVPIDLSERIILDIAPLVRKNALFLDVTSIKEKPVTAMLKSHASVIGMHPMCNETTFGPGQILIYCPARLGKWMPWFKQTFEKKGGFKLVKFTPQHHDELMSFAQALIHGTGFALGKTLAQLKPHRDEVVGLSGAASRILLKIVARHFAQDASLYGNIQIQNPRNIAVLKALENSVHELRTVVEKRDLKGFMNYFNEGKNYFGNFGDLALEETDGMIQRMMEVSLPKITDTPPKNGIGCLGPELTFSSLAADQWRAKNSTANEKKAKDRPLVYFRTIPEVVQAVAQGKIQAGVVPIENRLHGTVRETMDALFKENVTIVDEFKCPIHQTFATLANVPFKSITGVMSHPQALHQCSEYLKKNCPNAKWITADSTAAAFDYVRKYRTPKIAVIGPLPAAKAYGFKIVAESVENDSSNETRFVVITKNSPRNPLLKTVKNAKKATKTSIVFYFSENKPGSLFRVFEIFAELGINLSRIESRPAPKKVGEYLLYLDFDENGHSPRGKQALTRVKKEVSGIKVLGVY, from the coding sequence ATGATCATCGGCGTTCTCGGTGGAAATGGGAAAATGGGTCACGCATTCGCGGAATTTTTTCGTAAAAACGGAGAAACCGTTCTGATTGCGGATCGAGGAACAACCTTATCGAACCGCGAAGTGGCCAAGAAAGCGGATGTCGTTCTCGTCGCCGTCCCGATTGATCTTTCCGAGCGCATCATCTTGGACATCGCGCCGTTGGTTCGCAAAAATGCACTTTTTCTGGATGTGACGTCCATCAAAGAAAAACCCGTGACAGCGATGCTCAAATCTCATGCCTCAGTCATTGGCATGCACCCCATGTGCAACGAAACCACGTTCGGTCCCGGCCAAATTTTGATTTATTGCCCTGCGCGCCTCGGGAAGTGGATGCCTTGGTTTAAGCAGACCTTTGAGAAAAAAGGAGGATTTAAACTCGTGAAATTTACGCCTCAACATCACGACGAGCTCATGTCGTTTGCGCAGGCGCTCATCCACGGAACCGGTTTTGCGCTGGGGAAAACGTTGGCCCAACTCAAGCCCCATCGCGACGAAGTGGTCGGCTTGTCCGGCGCCGCATCTCGGATTTTATTGAAAATCGTGGCACGTCATTTTGCTCAAGACGCAAGCCTTTACGGCAATATTCAAATCCAAAATCCTCGCAACATCGCAGTGTTAAAAGCTTTGGAAAACTCAGTTCATGAATTGCGAACCGTTGTTGAAAAACGCGACCTCAAGGGATTTATGAATTATTTCAATGAAGGGAAAAATTATTTTGGAAATTTTGGTGATCTCGCGCTGGAGGAAACCGATGGCATGATTCAGCGCATGATGGAGGTGAGTTTGCCAAAAATCACTGACACACCACCCAAGAACGGGATCGGTTGTCTAGGCCCGGAGTTGACCTTCAGTTCACTCGCCGCAGATCAGTGGCGCGCGAAAAACTCGACCGCAAACGAGAAAAAAGCCAAGGATCGTCCACTCGTGTATTTCCGTACCATTCCCGAGGTGGTTCAGGCCGTGGCCCAAGGAAAAATCCAAGCCGGCGTGGTTCCGATTGAAAACCGTTTGCACGGCACCGTGCGCGAAACCATGGACGCCTTGTTTAAGGAAAACGTCACGATTGTCGATGAATTTAAGTGCCCGATTCACCAAACCTTTGCCACGCTCGCGAATGTGCCTTTTAAGTCCATTACCGGCGTGATGTCGCATCCGCAAGCCCTTCATCAATGCAGTGAGTATTTGAAGAAAAATTGCCCGAATGCCAAGTGGATCACCGCAGACAGCACGGCCGCGGCCTTTGATTATGTGAGAAAATATCGCACTCCAAAAATCGCAGTCATCGGCCCACTTCCTGCTGCCAAAGCGTATGGATTTAAGATTGTGGCAGAGTCGGTGGAAAATGACTCGAGCAATGAAACCCGTTTTGTGGTGATCACAAAAAATTCTCCTCGAAATCCACTCCTAAAAACCGTTAAAAACGCGAAAAAAGCCACCAAGACCTCGATTGTCTTTTACTTTTCCGAAAATAAACCCGGCAGTCTGTTCCGCGTCTTCGAAATTTTCGCCGAATTGGGAATCAACCTGAGTCGCATCGAGTCCCGCCCTGCGCCCAAAAAAGTAGGCGAGTACCTTCTCTATCTCGATTTCGACGAAAACGGCCATTCCCCCCGCGGCAAACAAGCCCTCACTCGCGTCAAAAAAGAGGTGAGTGGGATCAAGGTGCTGGGGGTGTATTAG
- a CDS encoding ABC-F family ATP-binding cassette domain-containing protein, whose product MLIAKDLAFETTSGQLFEGVDVSLDSASKKRVAIVGRNGCGKSTLLKLLKGELEPSRGSVKCSQEVIGYLVQDIVFPDEEQLVGTHLESKLEEEWMLYQIDIALEEVGLPQDTLLLPLKNLSGGQRVRVALAELLLAEPTILLLDEPTNHLDVASIDWLKGFVRDFRGTVAFVSHDRSFINSVANQIWEISAEHNIETYGCSYDDFLVERYERYQKRLQLHEFSQREVNELEAWLAENANHPKYKFTATVAQKKKALERMEKKAPPAPVPDPRVRMKPLAQGQKGAVLGFSIEHKAYEDRVILKNIQLKIEQGDRVLIEGPNGSGKSTLLNILAGVDTDFVGQLTPRSNLKIGYLGQFSRLNPDKTVIEEFGANTDIEYTAGRGVLAGYLFPAEFMDSLIKNLSYGQRRRLEFSILLTNKPDLLLLDEPTNHLDLFLREDLERFLLEQEIAMCVISHDVHFVQKLGITKTLTLRGFFPLILPGPFPREFKKAAQNLSHVFVVNFGACGLFPVRGEKCDHIADDVELTSCRKFLMRNQPRFTQFIFVSIFIRLGRRAVGLKAANRHSHRGALFGIRFPLIP is encoded by the coding sequence ATGCTCATCGCCAAAGACCTCGCTTTTGAAACCACGTCCGGCCAACTTTTTGAAGGGGTGGATGTGTCTCTCGATAGCGCCAGCAAAAAACGTGTGGCCATTGTGGGGCGCAACGGATGCGGGAAATCCACGCTTCTCAAACTGCTCAAAGGAGAACTCGAACCCAGTCGCGGATCCGTAAAATGCTCTCAGGAAGTCATCGGCTATCTTGTCCAGGACATCGTTTTTCCGGATGAAGAACAACTGGTGGGCACGCATTTGGAAAGCAAATTGGAAGAAGAATGGATGCTCTATCAAATCGATATTGCGTTGGAAGAAGTGGGGCTTCCGCAAGACACCCTTTTATTGCCACTCAAAAATCTCAGTGGAGGGCAACGGGTACGCGTGGCGTTGGCGGAATTGCTATTGGCTGAACCGACGATTTTGCTTCTCGATGAACCCACCAACCATCTCGACGTTGCCAGCATCGATTGGCTCAAAGGGTTTGTGCGTGATTTTCGCGGAACGGTGGCGTTTGTTTCGCATGACCGCAGTTTTATCAATAGCGTGGCCAATCAAATTTGGGAAATTTCCGCGGAGCACAACATTGAAACGTATGGCTGCAGCTATGATGATTTTCTTGTGGAACGGTACGAGCGTTATCAAAAACGCCTTCAACTGCATGAATTCAGCCAACGTGAAGTGAATGAACTTGAAGCCTGGCTCGCGGAAAACGCCAATCATCCCAAATATAAATTCACGGCTACGGTGGCGCAAAAAAAGAAAGCGCTCGAGCGCATGGAGAAAAAAGCGCCTCCTGCGCCGGTGCCGGATCCGCGAGTGAGAATGAAGCCTCTGGCCCAAGGACAAAAAGGTGCGGTGCTCGGGTTTTCCATTGAACATAAAGCGTACGAGGATCGCGTGATTTTAAAAAATATTCAACTCAAAATTGAACAAGGCGATCGTGTGTTGATTGAAGGGCCCAATGGCTCGGGAAAAAGCACGCTTCTCAATATTCTTGCCGGCGTGGATACGGATTTCGTCGGACAACTTACCCCCCGTTCCAATCTTAAAATCGGCTATCTCGGCCAATTTTCACGCCTCAATCCGGACAAAACCGTGATCGAAGAATTTGGAGCCAATACCGATATTGAATACACCGCGGGACGAGGCGTTCTTGCCGGCTATCTTTTCCCGGCCGAGTTCATGGACAGCCTTATCAAAAACTTAAGCTACGGCCAACGACGTCGTCTCGAATTTTCGATTTTGCTCACCAATAAACCGGATCTTCTTCTTCTCGACGAGCCCACCAACCACCTCGACCTTTTCTTACGTGAAGACCTTGAACGCTTTTTGCTCGAACAAGAAATCGCGATGTGCGTTATTTCTCACGATGTCCACTTTGTGCAAAAGCTGGGGATCACAAAGACGCTAACACTGAGATGATTTTTTCCTCTCATACTCCCCGGCCCGTTCCCACGCGAGTTCAAAAAGGCTGCGCAAAACTTGAGCCATGTCTTTGTTGTAAATTTTGGCGCCTGTGGGTTGTTCCCCGTGCGAGGTGAAAAGTGCGATCATATCGCCGATGATGTTGAGCTCACATCGTGCCGGAAATTTTTGATGAGGAACCAACCGCGTTTCACGCAATTCATTTTTGTCTCGATTTTTATACGCCTTGGCCGCCGTGCTGTCGGGCTGAAGGCTGCGAACCGACATTCTCACCGAGGCGCGCTTTTTGGTATACGCTTTCCACTCATCCCATAA
- the alr gene encoding alanine racemase has translation MSLFRTLQSFKKSLSSYQPLIEVRIDRAKLIQNLREYQKKAPGVNVAPVLKSNAYGHGLIPVAQTLDPFICEDKKRSKASFFVVDSLYEAQQLRLEGIRAKIVVIGYTPLPNILSNRLKHVAFTIISLAELKTLALKKPTSFHLKIDTGMHRQGLLLQEIEPAIQILKSNPKIRLEGVCSHFADADGEDEKFTQKQIHAWEKALELFKPHFSTIEFTHLSNTPGAKFADRIAANTMRVGIGLFSGVLEIHSVVSGVKTIEPGDCVGYGCTFRAEKIMRIATIPAGFFEGIDRRLSNQGFVKIRDRFCPIIGRVSMNITSVDVSAFLDINVGEKVIIRSANSKDPNSIENIAKMCNTVPYEILVQVPSQLRRILIGQNSTSNPTLISDPIDVIIGRF, from the coding sequence ATGTCCCTTTTCCGCACCCTTCAATCCTTCAAAAAATCCCTTTCCTCGTATCAACCCCTGATTGAGGTACGAATTGATCGCGCAAAATTGATCCAAAACCTGAGGGAATATCAAAAAAAAGCGCCCGGAGTGAATGTGGCGCCGGTGTTAAAAAGCAATGCGTACGGACACGGACTGATTCCTGTGGCGCAAACGTTGGATCCTTTCATCTGCGAAGATAAAAAAAGAAGCAAAGCTTCTTTTTTTGTTGTGGACTCTTTGTACGAGGCCCAACAGCTTCGCCTCGAAGGCATTCGGGCTAAAATCGTGGTTATTGGCTACACTCCCCTTCCCAATATTCTTTCCAACCGCCTCAAACATGTGGCGTTCACAATCATTAGCCTTGCAGAACTTAAAACCCTGGCCCTCAAAAAACCGACTTCTTTTCATCTTAAAATCGACACCGGCATGCACCGCCAAGGCCTACTCTTGCAAGAGATTGAGCCTGCGATTCAAATCCTTAAATCGAATCCAAAAATTCGTCTTGAAGGCGTGTGTTCTCATTTTGCCGATGCGGATGGCGAAGATGAAAAATTCACGCAAAAACAAATTCATGCGTGGGAAAAAGCTTTAGAACTTTTCAAACCTCATTTTTCAACGATTGAATTTACGCATCTGTCCAATACTCCGGGGGCCAAATTTGCGGATCGGATTGCGGCAAACACGATGCGCGTGGGCATCGGACTATTTTCGGGAGTGCTTGAAATACACAGTGTGGTGAGTGGAGTGAAAACGATCGAACCCGGGGATTGCGTGGGCTACGGGTGCACGTTTCGAGCTGAAAAAATCATGCGAATCGCCACGATCCCGGCCGGATTTTTTGAAGGCATTGACCGACGCTTGTCCAATCAAGGTTTTGTCAAAATCCGAGATCGATTTTGTCCGATTATCGGGCGTGTGAGCATGAACATCACCAGTGTGGATGTGAGTGCTTTCCTGGATATTAACGTGGGAGAAAAAGTTATTATTCGCAGTGCGAACTCAAAAGATCCCAATTCCATCGAGAACATTGCAAAGATGTGCAACACGGTTCCGTATGAAATTTTGGTTCAGGTCCCATCGCAGCTCAGAAGGATTTTGATTTGACAAAACTCAACCTCAAACCCGACCTTAATAAGCGACCCCATTGATGTAATAATTTGAAGGTTTTAA
- a CDS encoding S-layer homology domain-containing protein, with translation MNQMIKPKKSFLSAVLCFFIIYCLLLGPNNFAQASGDLLSDDFSGDSSQWTSVSGAWSLENETYKQKETGVNYISATDTAVFSDDFANEAPATLATPFTEPFTQADGAAANWTVKRGSFAISSNTYRAPNGGGYTLSIPTNAAYNSWTDYRVTANFQRAGGIGASGYSIFYFRSTVVGTVDNSYVLAIRQTGVANFYKKADTVFTLLGTFTVAADNDWHTLTAEIVGSTFKAWIYDPADLTYPTLNAPDFSVSGLTDYTAGTIGIGTTGWVSYFDDVSVTNLTSGYQFTEKRCVFWANDGAYYVIPTGCEGVKPLAVISDSASLLWKNYRITAQVKNLGALVSTNYSMINFRTTLSGNNDNSYALLLRQDGTADVYEVVDNWASQILLGTFTTDTDPDTDYHDVIIEIAGPSLKIWYDRTASTQVPNFQYNHLTTYTAGTVGLSAMGAQGVFNNVVVDPIVAVQAQPSFLYAGEDNTSNLVMNSTDTTGDLTFTVTNPSGTPWTLTNPAACNDLVDCQVVFPTDFSGADISEIGTYTITVQRGDNISYSLLEVREAPLFSFVQVTDTHYDSTSSNATEELIRLNSFITDINNQKYFPTPDFVVATGDITDHGTLGELSTVKTALDNLDVSYYPVVGNHDTANEIGAAMGTNWQTTFGADKFSYSWTAGDFLFLAMDVEAPYGGYGSDLGSAAHTTWLQNILDSNPTKKVVLFSHYSLTEPRDAGDAQAFWAQDDSDDVRVILEGHGEVVAEMTGHDHINSLVQLNGISYITTSSFYSNDQYRYVEIYSDHIVSKMIRADSYSYTQDGQFWEGSTDSTHTAADYSFGLPHEREMEINFSGSEVVKPAEAITIAGNEAWQNYEFSADITVRNDEIVGQNLAGLIFRYTDVDNYYSVVLDSAADTLTLRKRVNGVVTELVSHAATITPDITYEVVVSAVGPVLKIYLDDVLEISTTDSTFTSGKIGLSSYTALNEFDTVLVSALALPTVAWTGAGQATNEGAGSITITAQLSAPFDADVTIPFTIDAASTATGSGTDYSITASPLTITAGSTTASATITVVEDSLDEANEAETIIVNMGSPTNATQGATTIHTVTLTDNDDAPTVASVSGTPATDSTGKVTITFIMDDSADDNTLQALVEYNVGAGWVKATLSETLSDLTATYGTPNVENDNAYQIGNIGGYITSSSGANTITAIWESGTDVPTASLSTAQIKITPYDGTEIGIGVSSSNFTIDNVSPAALAGLSATSTTSSTITWGWTAATDTRFDHYEIWYGTTESDVSNRSGTALEWDDDNDATLATATTTTTTLTGLSEDTTYYATIWAIDSYGNETSTTSSPVFIASSSEEEEEEEESSSVVGGGSEISHGISFPEEEEEDPESGIDPESGIESDETPEPAENPDNIEISDGNPATQSLDDILENLDSLLPENFTWGEEALMNFGEMDLVQTIYRSSDPLQLLISNFFFQPFENLSRMEILQLSMLSFMQDTLLGEAPQVLNLADISVFLDEMDAQDNAFYLTIGFNHGVISGYPDQTFRPTQEATRAEALKMLLLSSGARIILDPSQGLLSQFNLEENPFLDMSLNEWYAPYALYAYSKGIIHGYGDGTFLGDRAISRVEFSKMLTNLYDLTVEVHRARRGERI, from the coding sequence ATGAACCAAATGATAAAGCCAAAAAAATCGTTTCTCAGCGCTGTTTTATGTTTTTTTATTATCTATTGTCTGCTTTTAGGTCCTAATAATTTTGCCCAAGCGAGCGGGGACCTTTTGTCCGATGATTTTTCCGGGGATTCTTCTCAATGGACTTCGGTCTCCGGTGCATGGTCATTAGAAAATGAAACTTATAAACAAAAGGAAACCGGCGTCAATTATATTTCCGCAACCGATACAGCGGTTTTTAGTGATGATTTTGCCAATGAAGCGCCGGCAACTTTGGCGACTCCTTTTACCGAACCCTTTACTCAAGCCGATGGTGCGGCCGCCAATTGGACCGTAAAAAGGGGTAGCTTCGCAATTTCCAGTAATACTTATCGTGCTCCAAACGGTGGGGGGTACACCCTGAGTATTCCGACAAATGCTGCTTACAACAGTTGGACTGATTATCGTGTTACGGCCAATTTTCAAAGAGCTGGTGGAATTGGTGCTTCGGGATATTCTATTTTTTATTTTCGTTCTACCGTGGTTGGAACCGTCGATAATTCTTATGTTCTAGCTATAAGGCAGACCGGTGTGGCTAATTTTTATAAAAAAGCTGATACGGTATTTACTTTGCTTGGGACTTTTACCGTTGCCGCAGACAATGACTGGCACACGTTAACCGCAGAAATTGTTGGTTCAACTTTTAAAGCTTGGATTTATGATCCGGCTGATCTCACTTATCCAACGCTCAATGCTCCTGATTTTTCCGTTAGCGGACTAACCGATTATACTGCCGGTACAATCGGTATCGGCACAACAGGTTGGGTCAGTTATTTTGATGATGTCAGTGTTACTAATTTGACGTCAGGGTACCAATTCACAGAAAAACGATGCGTTTTTTGGGCAAACGACGGAGCGTATTACGTAATCCCTACCGGTTGTGAAGGCGTAAAACCTCTGGCTGTTATCTCCGATTCCGCCTCTTTACTTTGGAAAAATTATCGTATCACCGCTCAAGTCAAAAATCTTGGCGCACTGGTTTCCACCAATTATTCTATGATTAATTTTCGAACCACTTTAAGTGGAAATAACGATAATTCTTACGCCCTCTTGCTGAGACAAGACGGCACAGCCGATGTTTATGAGGTTGTGGATAACTGGGCTTCTCAGATTTTATTGGGAACCTTTACCACAGATACAGATCCGGATACCGATTATCATGACGTGATCATTGAAATCGCAGGGCCCTCATTAAAAATTTGGTATGATCGTACCGCGAGTACGCAAGTCCCCAATTTCCAATATAACCATTTAACCACTTATACGGCCGGGACCGTTGGCTTGAGCGCTATGGGGGCACAGGGCGTGTTTAATAATGTGGTGGTGGATCCGATTGTAGCGGTTCAAGCACAACCGTCCTTTTTGTATGCCGGAGAAGACAACACTTCCAACCTTGTTATGAATTCAACAGATACGACCGGGGATTTAACTTTCACCGTGACCAACCCGAGCGGAACTCCGTGGACTTTAACCAATCCCGCGGCTTGTAATGACTTAGTTGATTGCCAAGTGGTTTTCCCCACGGATTTTTCCGGTGCCGATATTTCCGAAATCGGGACTTATACCATTACGGTCCAACGGGGGGATAATATTTCTTATTCTTTGCTCGAAGTGCGCGAAGCACCCTTGTTTTCTTTTGTACAGGTTACAGATACCCATTACGACTCAACCAGTTCGAATGCAACGGAAGAATTGATTCGATTGAATTCTTTTATTACCGATATCAATAATCAAAAATATTTTCCAACGCCGGATTTTGTGGTTGCTACGGGTGATATCACAGATCATGGAACCCTTGGCGAATTATCAACCGTAAAGACGGCATTAGACAATTTGGACGTTTCTTATTATCCGGTTGTCGGGAATCATGATACGGCTAACGAAATCGGTGCTGCCATGGGGACCAATTGGCAAACCACTTTTGGGGCTGACAAATTTTCTTACAGCTGGACAGCGGGAGATTTTTTATTTTTAGCCATGGATGTTGAAGCACCTTATGGAGGCTATGGCAGTGACTTGGGCAGTGCCGCCCACACGACTTGGCTGCAAAATATTCTTGATTCCAATCCAACCAAAAAAGTGGTTCTTTTCAGTCACTATAGTCTTACCGAACCACGCGATGCGGGAGACGCTCAGGCTTTTTGGGCTCAAGATGATTCCGATGATGTTAGAGTCATTCTTGAAGGCCATGGGGAAGTTGTGGCGGAAATGACAGGCCATGACCATATCAACAGCCTTGTTCAGCTCAATGGAATCTCTTATATTACCACGTCAAGTTTTTATAGTAATGATCAATATCGTTATGTGGAAATTTACAGCGATCATATTGTTTCCAAAATGATTCGGGCGGATTCTTACAGTTATACTCAAGATGGTCAATTTTGGGAAGGCTCGACCGACTCCACTCATACCGCTGCGGATTACAGTTTTGGATTGCCCCATGAAAGAGAAATGGAGATCAATTTTTCCGGTAGCGAAGTGGTGAAACCGGCTGAGGCAATAACAATTGCCGGGAATGAGGCTTGGCAAAACTATGAATTTTCAGCGGATATTACGGTGCGAAATGATGAGATCGTGGGACAAAATCTTGCGGGATTGATTTTCCGTTATACGGATGTTGATAACTATTATTCGGTTGTTTTGGATTCGGCTGCGGACACCCTCACTTTACGAAAACGAGTGAATGGCGTGGTGACAGAGTTAGTCAGTCACGCCGCGACGATTACTCCGGACATCACTTATGAAGTTGTTGTATCTGCGGTGGGCCCGGTTCTTAAGATTTATCTGGATGATGTTTTGGAAATATCCACCACGGATTCGACTTTTACTTCGGGGAAAATCGGACTGAGCTCGTATACGGCCTTAAATGAATTTGACACTGTTTTAGTGTCCGCTTTGGCGTTACCCACGGTTGCGTGGACCGGTGCCGGGCAGGCTACTAATGAGGGGGCAGGTTCCATTACAATAACCGCCCAGCTTTCCGCCCCCTTTGACGCGGATGTCACCATCCCCTTTACGATTGATGCGGCAAGTACGGCGACCGGATCCGGGACCGATTATTCAATCACCGCGAGTCCTCTCACCATTACGGCCGGCTCCACTACGGCCAGTGCCACGATCACTGTTGTTGAAGATTCTTTGGATGAAGCCAATGAAGCTGAAACCATCATCGTCAATATGGGCTCCCCCACCAATGCCACCCAAGGAGCCACCACGATTCATACCGTTACCCTAACCGACAATGACGACGCCCCTACGGTTGCTTCCGTTTCCGGGACGCCTGCGACGGATTCCACGGGAAAGGTTACGATTACCTTCATTATGGACGATTCCGCGGATGACAATACGTTACAAGCGCTGGTTGAATACAATGTGGGGGCGGGCTGGGTGAAAGCGACCCTTTCCGAAACTTTGTCGGACCTCACTGCAACTTACGGCACCCCGAATGTAGAAAATGACAATGCCTATCAAATCGGGAATATCGGAGGCTACATCACCTCCTCTTCCGGGGCGAACACGATCACTGCGATTTGGGAATCCGGAACGGATGTACCCACCGCAAGTTTAAGCACGGCTCAAATAAAAATAACCCCGTACGATGGGACTGAAATCGGTATCGGTGTGAGTTCTTCGAATTTTACGATTGATAATGTGAGCCCCGCCGCACTTGCCGGATTATCGGCCACAAGCACGACCTCGAGTACGATCACATGGGGATGGACCGCTGCAACGGATACTCGTTTTGATCATTATGAAATTTGGTATGGGACCACGGAAAGCGATGTGAGCAATCGAAGCGGCACCGCGCTCGAGTGGGACGATGACAATGACGCGACTCTAGCTACGGCAACCACGACCACCACCACCCTCACGGGATTGAGCGAAGACACAACATATTACGCCACAATCTGGGCCATCGATAGTTATGGGAATGAAACAAGCACGACTTCTTCTCCCGTTTTTATTGCGAGTTCTTCAGAGGAAGAGGAGGAGGAAGAGGAATCTTCGTCTGTTGTTGGAGGAGGGAGCGAAATAAGTCATGGAATATCCTTTCCCGAAGAAGAGGAAGAAGATCCCGAGTCTGGAATTGATCCCGAATCCGGAATTGAATCCGACGAAACTCCCGAGCCCGCTGAAAACCCTGACAATATTGAAATTTCCGATGGGAATCCTGCAACCCAATCATTGGACGACATTTTGGAGAATTTAGACAGCCTTCTTCCCGAGAATTTTACATGGGGAGAAGAGGCCTTGATGAATTTCGGAGAGATGGATTTGGTCCAAACGATTTATCGTTCTTCCGATCCCTTACAACTTTTAATCTCGAATTTCTTCTTCCAACCTTTTGAGAATTTGAGCCGTATGGAAATTTTGCAACTTTCAATGCTTTCTTTTATGCAAGACACATTGTTGGGAGAGGCCCCACAAGTTTTAAATCTGGCCGATATTTCGGTGTTTTTGGATGAAATGGATGCACAAGATAATGCTTTTTATCTCACGATTGGGTTCAATCATGGCGTAATTTCCGGGTATCCGGACCAAACATTTCGACCCACACAAGAGGCAACGCGAGCCGAGGCGCTTAAAATGTTACTTCTTTCATCCGGAGCACGAATTATCTTGGACCCTTCTCAAGGTTTGTTATCTCAATTCAATCTTGAAGAAAACCCATTCTTGGACATGTCTTTGAACGAATGGTATGCCCCCTATGCTTTGTACGCTTACAGCAAAGGAATTATTCACGGGTATGGGGACGGAACATTCTTGGGAGACCGGGCCATTTCCAGGGTGGAATTTTCAAAAATGCTAACCAACTTGTACGATTTGACCGTGGAGGTGCATAGGGCAAGAAGGGGTGAGCGAATTTAA